atttgtattattttttattgtattgttgttgttttccaaaTACTTTTGATCCACATTTGGTTGAATCTACAGGTGTGGAACCTGCAGACACAGACTGACTGTATacatttgtgagtgtgtgtgtgtgtgttgattatTTGGTTGGATGAAGATACACTGAAAGATCTGAAAGAATTCTCATCCCAAAGATAATAGTGGTATCCTCTACAGTGAAGGGCTTTGACTTTTTACTGCCTATGCTTCTGCgttgcttttttttaattattttacaacaAGCAtctattctttttgtctttttttaaaatttatgtttatccAAGCAAAGTAGCCTGAGCTCAAATTCAGTATTAAGAATAAGTCAGTTTGCCTTAGTTCAAATCACAGCTcgaatatttattaattttgtaaacTTGAATAAACTTTTACTTTTTGGTGCCTCAATatccccttctgtaaaatggaggtaataatagtCCTTCATGAACTGTGgtgaagattaaaaagaaattatgcaTATAAAGTGATTAGCATCGTGCGTTGAAGATTTCCACGTTCAATAAAAGTAAGATGCTGGTGTTGCTTccattgttgttgttgctgttatttatgAGACAAGGCAGATACATTGTTTCACATGCATCTCTGAAAACCAAGCTGGCTTCGATGACTTCAGTGTCTCACTGAGCTTTCAGTGTATGGGTCATTCTGATGTCATTGTTGACTAAGAACACTACATCCCAGAAAGCTTGAGAACATGGTGATACCATGCCAGGGAACCGTTTTGGTTGCCACTGGTGTCCTTTCCTCATTGCCATCTTGACCTGTTTCTCTCAGTTTGAACTGAGACTTATGGCATCAAGCCTGCTATTAGAAATCTCTCCATTGCCAGCTTCTTGAAGCATATGGGTACTTATGCTGCCTGGTTGTGGTATGTCGGGGTTTCCCTTTCCTTATTCCTCTTTGCTGATTAGCCAGGGATGGTCTGACATTTGAACTCATATCTAGTAAAACTGTCACTTTTGTCTTGGCAGAACTGAGATTtaactgtcttttttcttttcctgggatATTTATCATTCTCTCAAGTCAAAGACTTGTTACATGTTACTTGCTGCAACAGAGTGAATGAAGAATACTACCTTGCCTCTTTCTCATTACAGCTGTCCCCAATCTCTTCATGCTGGAAACTGTGGATTCTGTGAAGCTAGCAGACAAAGTGAACAGTTCCTGGCAGAAAAGAGGTTCTCCTGAAAGGTTAAAGGTTATGGTCCAGATTAACACAAGTGGAGAGCAAAGTAAGTGGCCAGACCCAAATTGTAGATTTTTCTTCCCTTAGGATGGTTGAAGCTCAGAGAGAATGGCAGGCCTAAGTATCTGGTGGATAAGGTTATGGAATGAAATCACAGGCCTTTAAGTAAGCTGTTTTATATGTAATCTAGATAGCATAATGACATGCAAGCCAGTCCACATATAATTCTTTAGTACATCTTGGTTTGTTATATCTTCATgtttcaggggaggaggagggacttCAAGAAGGGGATTGTGACTTAGAGCTTCTAAAAATCCCCAGAGGTCACCATCATTTTTGAACAAGATCACAGTTACATGTATAATACTTCTTAGTTCTTAAAAAATTACTTAGTGTTACATTGAGAGAGACtagaaaaaaaagtcactgtGAGCACAAGTCAATGAATATCTTTTCAGGGCTTGGGTTAACAGTATAACATAGTGAATAGGAGCCTGGGTTTTGACATCAGACAGACCTTGGGTTTGAGCTCCACCACCCTCCAGCTCTATAAACTTGGGGAGGTTACCTAACCtctctacctcagtttccttgtctggcAGTGACATCATAATAGAACCTACTTTGGTGGGTGTAATGAAGATTAACTGTGGTAATGCACGAAAAGCTGTTAGCACAGAACCCTGTACATCTTACTTTGTTAGCGGTTTGTTGAGAATGAATGTTTAAAGATCGGGCATTTGCTTATAACCCTCAAAGCACCACTATTCCCCAAATCTCGGCATGAAAGGGCACAGAATAGGCATCTGATTTTCAGGTAGCCTTAGGAGTCAGgccacctgggttcaaatcccagtccaGTAGttcctagttgtgtgaccttggaagagGTACTTAGCCTCCCTatacttcagttttcttatctttagaAGGGAGCTGGTAAAAGTACTTACTTCACAGAGTTATTGCATTAAATGAAATGCTTTTAGGACTTGGCatatgtgcctggcacataagagTTCAGTAGACTTTAACAATTATTGTATATACATGCACCCAGATTATAGCTATATTACATTATCAATATAGGTAAATCTGAAATTGACTCCAGAtcacattttattatatcatttctTGATAATTACCTATAGTTTGCAATAATTAGAGATTGAAGTGAATGTTCCTACCATCTCCATTTGATAAATGGGGGCAAGACAATATCAATAACCCTTATAACTGCATTAGCAATAATCATTTGTTGCAAATTCCTTCTCTAGTTGTTAATTAGCAAGTTCAGTTAAACGTTGCAAATATGTAATCAAAACAATTTAAtgtatactttaatttttttgtaattcgattaataataaaactacaaaaatactgggtttagaaaaataattctcaCATTCATCTGGCATACTGGCAATGTGAATCTTCCAGTTGTCCCAAGAAAAGCaaggttttttcttttccctttcccctaGCTGTTCTCAGCTAAGATCTTGAGATGAAGTGAAGAGAATCCAATTTATAGGTCTTTCCCTGAGAAATTCAGAACCTGACAATAAGGGGAGTAAAATCTAAGAAGACTCCAAATATAAAGTTGCTTTTCAGGACTTGAGGATAGGTTATTTCAAGAGGTTGAATTAACTTGTCTTGTCTGGGCATCCCCTCCTCTCTTGTAGGAAAGGATGAAAACAGAGCTTAACCCCTGGCTGTTTAAGACATCAAATTATAGgtgtcttctgtttctttttgtgaaGGTAAATATGGCCTTCCACCTTCAGAGACGGTAGCTGTGGTGGAACACATAAATGCCAAGTGCCCCAGCCTGGAATTTGTGGGGCTGATGACCATAGGAAGCTTTGGGTATGATCTTAGTCAAGGACCAAATCCAGACTTCCAGGTACTGGGGGCCGGGAGTGagggttgaggggagaggggttgCCCATGTGCACAGTGAAATGCTATTGTAGGGCTGGCTGTTGCAGTAAACTGTAAAGACATCCCAGACGTTGCCTGTCAGCTGTTATAACCCTCTTCTTATAGGAAAAGGGAAGAACAGACTCCCAAAACCCCACAGACCTTTCTCAGCTCTATTTGTACTTGGCTAAAACAGGGTTTTGAGAGAAAATtagctctttcttcctccccagtgACTGAGCGTTTTCTTGAAAGTGGGAGAGTTTGCTGTATACCCTTTCAGTAACTTCTGTCAATTTTGGCGGGCCTTGAAATCATGAGGAATAAATAACATCTGTCAGAGAGTTTCAAATTCAGCCACTTTGAGGAATTTTAGGCATCATTAGAGAAGGTAGGGATACAATAGGTGTCACATTTGCCTTTCTATCAGGTGTTATTGTCTGTCCGGGAGGAGCTGTGTAAAAAGCTGAACGTGCCTGCTGACCAGGTGGAGCTGAGCATGGGCATGTCCGGGGACTTCCAGCATGCAGTAAGTGTCTTTCCGGTGCCCTTGTCTGCCTCAAGGGTACGGTCCAAAAGCCTTAAGCAAGAATTATTTGCTGGAGAAACCTCTGAAATGCCTCATTGTAGCAATAGGGAACTCAgtctcagtggttctcaactattCTAACATTTCCCTACTCTCCACACCCCATcttttttgaaatgaaatttgTAGAAATTATATAGCTGGacacctaattttttaaaactcaatatAATTCCCTAAGtgtaatttaaaggaaaataagaaattaaacttataatttttaaaagcattttattatgCTTGGGCATAGATATATTATAGTAAACCATAATCAAGTGGTCCAATGCTTGATCTTACATGCAGGTCACCATGAATGCAACAAGTGTAAATGTGAACTGACACAGGTATGCTGTATTAACAACTCAAATATGTGATTTTCTGGAACCATAAATAACTTGATAATGTTCCAAAAATCAAAGTATAAACTTGCATTCCtggaaaattgtatatattaaaacAGAGCAAAAATACTTTGTGTTCATAAGTAAAAAGGAATTTGATTTTGTGCTTAGACAATTATAAGGAGGTTTTCTCATCTCCTGACCATGGAACATTGGAAAGGTGTGTGGGCTCTTAGACAGCTAACTGTTTGCTGTGTCCCACACGCTGCAAGTATCTGACATCCCTGTCCCCCCCAACTGAATGCCAGTCATACTCTCCAATCCCCATGAAAACCAAAGAAATCCTTATTTCCTAAACACCCCTGAAAGGTTGCATTGCCCGAGAGAACCACTGCCCAGTCATCATCTTCAGCTCCATAGCCGTCAGTCTTCATGGAAACCTCTCGAGCCAGAACGGGAGGCACAGCTTCAGCATTTGCTACGTTTCATTGTTTTAAACTTGTTCCTTGATACTTTCTCATCTTTCCCATAGATTGAAGTAGGATCTACAAATGTCCGAGTAGGAAGCACCATTTTTGGAGAGCGGGATTACTCAAAGAAACCTGCCCCAGACAAGTCCGCAGCAGACCTGAAGGCCCCAGTGGAGGTGGCACAGGAACACTGAGCTGAGGAGCAACCAAGAAGACTAACTGTGCACTAACCtagatttccatttttatattcccTGTGTTACAGCAGTCATGCTCTGACATAGGAAGCTCGCTTCAAACAGTGGTTTTGGACTGAATTTTAGAAATCCAGACATTGCTGCAGAACAGTTTTGAAATCAATAGCAAGGAATTGAGTTTAATATTGAATTCTGCCTGGGAGTACCAACAAACCAATCCGTGAATGCCTTTTCCGGGTTAAAATTTGGTCACTGATGTCAGAGAAATTGCCATTTTCATCCCACTGTAATAGGAAACTCCCTATGGTTACTGGCATCCTACAGACTCCTACTAAATCATCAGTCACCTTTCCTGCTCTGGAACAAGGTAATTTCTGCCCCCAGCTTCTACCCTTGCCAGTGGATATGTGAAGATATTCTCTACTCTGGAATGGCCATAAGGTAACTTCAAGAAATGGCTCAATTCTTCAAACACAAATTGTTGCTAATTAGAGTTTGTGTCAGTGGCCACCCCGTCGTATTGACACTGAAATTATAGGAGTAACAAATAGGACTTGGGCCTTTCTGACATCCTCCCGAAGAGACAGCTTTTTCCTCTGGGACCTACAGTGATGAGAATTTAATGACATGATTTCTCTTCCACCATGATCCTCtttatggtgtttttttttttatcaaagtcCAGTGAATCTCATTACTCCTCAGAAACAGAAGATTCCCTCAAAGCCATGCTCAGGCACATGTTTTCAGCAAGTCCTGGCTTTGACATTCCTTTTCCTGAGGAGCACTTTGCAGGCTCATTTATAGCCTCCCACTATATTTATAAGCCAGAATTTTGCAGCTCTCCTTGGTGGTTAATAAAGTAGCAAGATCTTCAAAAGCCAGGAAGCACAATTCTCCAATAGTCATGACTGATGGCTTCGGTGTGGGTGATTGTGTATTTTCTAAATGactttttatctcatttattcaaGCCCCAGtctttaattttatgtaataacTTTCAGAACATGATGCTGCTGCTGAATGTAATTTTGTAAAACTTAAGCCATTATGATTCCTGTACTGTTTCAATCAAAGCTATAGTGTGATTTCGGagtctattaaataaaaatgtgcatttgAATTATACCATCTGTGCCAAttacaaaacaattaaaatatttattttttgtgacctgGTGTAGTGAATGAGTAGGAGGGGCATTGGAACCAACAGGAAGCAGCTGTGCCCGTTACTTGGCACCATGCCAGCCTGGCTCTGGAGCAGGGCTTGCCTTGGGTCACAGATGCAGCCAAAGCCACATCATGGATGAGAGAGGGATTTACAGCTTCTaagggcaagaaaatgaaatgttcttGCTGAAAGAAACTCTTGAATTGCCTCTAGATGGCGACATTGGCTAGCCTGAGGGGCAAGCATTGGGGATCTGTCAGCAATTTATCCTGCAGGGGACTCCTGGTTATTTAGTCTCACTCCGTCTTTACAGGCAGAAATGAAGGCCAGAGAGGACAGGATTTTCCAAAGTGATACAGCTGATTCTTGCAGGGCCAGTAGGTGCTTTCAGCTACCTTATTTCTTTGCTAACTTTCAGGTGACTGTGGAACCCTTAGGGAGAGGTGAGATGGTCTGAGTAATAAAGATCTCTGGCTTATGCCTGGAGACTAAGAACAAGGAAGAGGGAGGCAGTCCATGGAGGCCAAATCAGTGCAGATAAGGGACGGAAACCAAAGTACGTCTGTCCGCTGTATCCACAGCAGGACAGGACTTTTGCAGAGAGAAAATTGAGTCAGGCTgcgattttgttttttgttctacGAGATGGGCAGCAGGTTGGGTTTCTCCCAGATTTTCATCAACGCGGTGACAGCTGCACAGCAAACTTCCTGAGTTACATCAGCACACTCTCCTGGACCAGACCCACCTGTGCTGCCCAGCAGCTGTCAGTGGCCTGGGGCCTTGTCTGCCTGCCCTGAAGCCAGCCTCAGAAAGTTGGAGACGCTCAAAGGCCTCCCAATAATCCATCAAGGCTTTGATCTCCTGGGAAGTTCCTCATAGAGTCTATCACATTTCTTAAAGCAATCTCTTAATACTCAAACTGTAGTCCCCCTTTATTTTTAACATCTGTGGCATATAAAGCAGTATTCTCTATATTCTCTCATTGTACTCACAACAGCTAGTAGGGCATTTTAGGCTATTTGGCGGTATCTCTTTGCAGACAAAggcactgaggcccagagaatgtTCAGTGCTCTCCTTGTCAGGTCAGAGTGCACTGGTGGCAGGGCAAGGAATAAACTCAGCACTCTTGACTTCTGGTCCAGAGTTTGGCCACTATACCATACTGCTATCTTCCGTCTCTGGCTTTAATCATTTATAAGTGGCATATTCTTAGATTTGCAGCTTTAATTTAAGAGAAGCTTATTACCATAaaagaaatgtatgtttttagtcTGTTGTAACAGTTGAGAATTATGCATCAATGCAGAACAAACTTTGAAACCACAAGCAGTGGGggtgagaaggaaggagagaattaAATCCAGCCGTGAGTGGGATTAGCCTCCCCTTCCGTCACCCCATTTCCCTAACACACACATTCCTTCTCCAGATTCAAATTGTCCCACAAGCTGCAAGGCCCAGAGTGTGCAAATGGTGCCCTTTTCTCCCTGGAGTTGGACTGGCAGTGAATTCTGTTCCCCAGggctagacacagaaagaatgAGGTCAAATGGGACATTCTCAAAATCCAAGACATCTTTGTCCGTCAGAAAAGAAGTGGCCCTGTGCTTTCCACCAAAGCTTTGCGGGAAAAAGGactcacacacacccctcccccctAGTTCCTGAAGGGCTATGCAAGAGGACTGGGATGTCGTCAGTGGTGCaattggaaataatttactcTGGGAACTGTAACCGTCTTTACCATGAAATCAGTTGAATGCTCTTACATCAGCCTCATGACTAATGGCAAAAGAATCTAAATCATCCACCAAAATGTTTGACTGATCTGCCCTCCCCTCAAGAAGCACATAGGTAAAGAAAAGGGCTTTCTTTTCCACCCAGTTTGCCTCAACGTGTATATACCACGGCTTCGTGTGGTTGAGTTGCTGTTTACAAGGTGGAGGGTCCTTAAACTTAAGTTCCTCTCCTATAATCACTTCGAGGTCCCAAGGGGCCTCAGAGCTAACACTTTTTCTCCTATAAAGTCCAGCAGAGATCAGCTGAAATGGCATGTGgtgaggacagagggagggactTTGGGCACCTTTCTTGTATTTAAGATAAATACAGGCTCAAGCTCCTGAGCGTTGAGGTCCCATGGGAGCACAAGCCACCTTTCGAGTACCCGCATGCCTTCTCGAATGGTCCCATTACCGCTAGCTAGCTGGAGGCACTCCATGCTGGCATCTACCCCACCCGCCCTCCCGAGGAGCAGTGCTGCCTGCAGCCTCAGAGCTAAGCCTGACCCAGCTGCCAATctccaaaataaaatcaatgtgtGACCTTATTCTCCAGATGTACCAAAGAAACAAGCACAAACTCAGTCCAACTTTGAAGCCAAAAAGGGAAGATGAgaagtgggagagagggagagagagggggaaaaaaaaacttggcTGGACATGAAAGGTGTCTTGTCTGTCTGTTCCCCATTAGGCGCAATTCTCTTGCAATCTGCAGCCTCAACATAATTCTCCTGACCAGAAACTCTCCTGAGAGATAGTgtcagaaggaaaaacaaacagaatagcATCTCTGACAGCAAAGTCACTTAAAAACCTATttggtgggggaagaggagggatgtCAGCACATCAGGGGAGGGCACTCCTTCACAGCAGGCCACATGTGGACATACATTTTCCCTGGGATTGCACAAGGACAGGAGGGGGCCCAGGACAGGGCTGACGTGCGGGGGCAGGGCAGTCCCAGGAAGCAACATCCCCGGCCCTTCCGCCCAACCAGCCCCTCTGATGCCTCAAGATCTGCCTTGTCTGGCTTTCTCAACTGTAGACTCAACAATAAAACTCATGGCGCTGGGCTTTTGACAGCCCCGGGGTACGCTGAGGAATTCGGAAGGATTGCCTTAGAAAAAAGGGGTCCTGATTGTCAAAAACTCTATCTGACTGCCCCCAGCAGCCAGGGTCTGAGAGCGCGGCCATCCCTGTACGTGggcagccagctctccagggctcctctccccccagcccctttGACCTGCCTTTGAGCTAAGCAGTCTGGTGCTCACTCGGGAAGCAGGCcccgtccccccacccccgcaggAGCCCAGGGGAAGGTTCTGGAGGAGTGGGGATGCAGGGCAGGAGAGGGCGGCAGTTCTGTGCTCAAGTTTCTGGGGCAGGCATCCTGTTATTGGAGAGAacatttttttaaggaagaaaaactaaTCAGCAGAAAGAAGCAAGAGATTTTCCCTGCCTTTCGGACTTGTTTATTACCAGGATATCTGATTTCAGCAAAGGAAGCCGGCACTGAAGCAAGGCTTTTATTGGCCGTGAGCGAGAGGAATTCAGGGTTTGCCTTTGATTTGGCTTCCCCAGAACATGAGGCACAGAAGGCTGCTTGCTGCTTTGATGGGGCAGCTCGTTACTTGGGGCCTCCCAAATTCCCTGTTTCTGCCGCACTGACAAATTCCCTTTGGAGGATGGGGGTGGAGCAACGGGCCCAGCGTGGATGGTAACCTCGTACACTTCTCAGAGAGGAGATCAAAATAGAGGACAATAGTCTAAAAGTTCTGAGACTGAGCGTGAGCGAGGGCCCTGCCTCCTGCTCTCTGCCCCCGTGCGTGGGGACCTGGAGGAGGGCAGGTCTGGTTGGATGGCAGCGCAGTGTTCCAGACTTGTCTCTGACTGACAGGGCTAGGTGGGCTGCAGACGAAGGCCCTGATGGTTTCAATGTGTGGGAAGATGGAGCCAGAGACTTGCAGAAGCAGCTTCCGCCAGCTGCTCTCCTCAGCTGGGAGGGCCAGGGCTCTGGGGAGGGGGTACCAGCTGGGCCACACAGCACTGCCACTGACCCTCCAGGGCGCCCACGGACACCGTCATGCAGAGAGCACTGGTCTTCTGGGGTCTGGAACCCCAGCCGCCTGATCTCACCCTAGGCTGGCATAGCCTTCCTGCCTCCTGCTGGTGGTTGTTTCCAAAGGAGGGCATCTTCCACACTGCAGAAGAAAGGGAAGGTGTCCCCTGATTTTGGAGGCTTTGGATGAGCCCaacaatctcttttttcctctgtatCCTCTATCTGCCTTCCCCTCTGATCCCCGTCATAACCCCTCTACCACAAACCATGGTGACAGGAAGACCCCCAACGCTGAGATCACTAAGTGGCCGTAGTTTGCTGCTACTTTGACTGGCCCCATAGGATGAGGCAAGAACCTGCCACCCCCCAACGCTGCTGCCAAGGTGCTGGGACTTTGGAACCAGTGCTAATCGTGGAGGGCTGCCCTTTGGCAGGACCCTCTGGCAGGGAGATGGCTCTACCTGAATATGGCTGTCTCCCTGTTCCAGGTTTGTGCCTCGAGACTGAGCGAACCTTCTTCGTCTCTCGGGGTGTAGATCTCCACAGGCGTCTTTGTGTGTACCTCCTTGTGGCCAGTCACGGCCTGTCTCCGAAACTTGAGTGTGTGCCCGGCAGTGGTGTCTGCTGTCCCTGGCATGGCTCCGCTTGGCTGGGAGGCTCAGGCCCACTATGGCAGCCAGGGTGCCATTCGACCTCTGAGCTGAGGCCCAGAGCTGGGGCCaggggaagggaatgggggaaCAGGGCTCCCACTGTGTCCACTCAAGGAACCCAGTCATCAAAAGGACTTTATGCAGTAAGTCTGAGAACATGCTTGCAGAGAGAAGAGCTGCAGGAGTAAGAGGAGATGGCCCGTGAGGGGTGTGGAACTgctacacacatgcatgtgcacacacatacatgtgtatacacatacacacactcacgagggtacttcaaaaagttcatggaaatatttgtatcatcttttatttctatttttccatgaactttttgaagtaccctcgtacttatacaaccatacacacacatacacatacatacacgatacatacacatgtacacacatacacacatgtacacacatgtatgtatatacacatacacaaacctacgtacacatatatacacgatacatatacacgtacacacatacacacatgtacacacatacacacgcagaGCCACAGTGGTTGCTCCAAGACTCTGACACCAGtctgtctgggtttgaatctcaaaTCTGTTCCTTACCAGCCAAATTACCTTGGCCAAACCCTTAACCcccttggtgcctcagtttcctcatctgtaataggGGGTGACGTTAAGAGTAACTGCCTCCTGGCATTGCTGTGGGGATTGAATGTGATCGAACTTGGACAGTGACGTACACAGAACCTGGCGTGCTGGGTCGGGCTCTGCAGCCATTTGAGTCTCCATGGAGGGAGGAATGggttgaggaggaagagggatcCTCCAAGAGGCGACTAAAACTCCAAGTCCCCAAGACAAGTGCCCCTCATGGGTCTCTCACTGGTGACAGCTGACATAACCCAACTGGACACGGGGAGTGGGAAGGCCCTGCTTCCCCTTAGCGTGCTGCCCAACCTGGACATCAGCCCTCCCTTTGATTCCCCCAGCTTCAAACTAAGACCTAACTAAAGACTGGCACGTGAAAACAGCAAAATCAGCCCAGAGTGAAACCAAAACTAAACGCTCTGGCTCCAGCAACACACCCCAACTCCCTCGAGCGCAGTGCCCCGGGACAGGCCACCGGAGCCGCCGGCAGCTCTCCTGCACCTCCAGCCTCACCACAGCCCTGCGGGGCCCGGGGCCACTGACAGGTCAGAAGGGCCGCAGCCTCCTGCACAGAAGTCTGACCCTTTCCTTCCAGAGCAAGGACCCCAGGGCTCTGAggccagagagagagggagagagagacagagggagggagagagagagagagagagagagagggaaagagggggagagagagagagagagggagagagagcaggaggaggccaggagagggaagggagagaaaagcgCAGACAGAGGCGAGGGGAAGGGACAGCACATGCGAAGGGCCAGCAAGGCGGCAGGGACCCAGCTGTGCCACAGCTGCCTGCAGCGCTGAGGGGCTCCCACACCTCCGGGCTGGGGCAGCGGCCGTGAGAAGGGGCCATGGGGTTGCGGGAGGACAATGGTGACCTGTCCCCGCTCTGAAGGCGCTGGGCCTGGCGGGGAGCCAGGAGGCAGCCCCTGGAGGCCGGGTTGAGACCCGCCCCAGGCTTGAGGCCCAGCGTGGCCTCTTCACAGGCAGCAGCGAGGACCTAAGAGCAGGGCTAGGTAAAAGCCACCGCCTGGGGATGACAGCAGGTCGTCATAAGCGCTTCCAGGCTGTTCCATTGTTAACCACGTGCGTGTGCTACTTTTGATGAAGAGGATTATTTAAACCAGCGGCGAGAGCTGGGAGCAGGCTTCGCGCTAGACAAGGCTTCGAGGTCGCCTCCACCCGGGCCCGGCCACAGGCCTCGAGGGTGGCCCAGTCCTCGCCCCCAGCCCCTCGCCCCCGGGCCATGCCTGTCCCTCCTCCGGCCTGGCCTCGAGTAGCACCTGTGACTCTCTGGCTCTCCTGTCTCTTCAGTGCTGAGTCGGCCCCGGCATGGGGCGAGGGGTGCGGATGCCTGAGCCTCAGCCCTGGGCCGGGGACACCATGGTTCACACGTGCCACACTCGCCCCGAGCGACCTCGGCACAGCACAGCAGGGAGCAAGGCCAAATGAGCCCGCCCCGACCAGCCCACGTGTCACTTGCCCTCCGAGCGCCAGCATCCTCATCCATGAGCGAGAACAGCGGCCACACAGGCCTGGTGGCAAGGGCGCGTGACGGCCACACCTGAGCTCCGTGCCTTGGTGCCCGTCCACGTcttctctcctgctcctcctctgtgTCATCCTTGCTGCAGTCTCGAAGCTACACGTCCACATGCCTGCGTAACAACGTGGGCCTGTgccaccctctccctccaccGCCACCTGTCCCCACCTCCGTCCCGCCACACACACTCTTCTTTCGGCCAGAGCTGCTTCTCCTCCTCCCGAGGCTGGACCAGTCCCTTCCCGATGGGGCTCAGGCAGAGGGTGGCGGCCTGCGGCCCGGCCTCTGCTCCTCCGCTGGCCCCGGGAAGCACGGATGGAGCCGCCCCACCTGTGAACAGGTCACAGACGCCACGGAGCCCCCAGCCCAGATGGGAAGCGGGCCCCGGACGGGCACGGCCCCGGAGCCCCCAGAACAGGCCCTCGGTCCTGAGTCGTGACCCATCCGTAAGGCCCCGGGCAAGGCACAGCCTCGCTCCCCGGAGCTCCGAGGAGCCGAGGAGCAGACGCACCTGGGGCTGGCCAGGGAGAGGACGGAGGGGACAGGCCAGGCCCCAGCCCTCGCCCCACGCCCGCGCCGTCCCCTCCACTGCTCCACGACGCGGGCTCTCCCGGGTCTGAGGCCCCCAGCTGTTTCCTGCCCGGGGTCTGGGGAAGCTCCGGCCACCTCTTCACCTGGCCAGCACCTGTGCCCCCTCCAGGGCAGCGCAGCTCACCTGCCTCAGACAGGCCTCTCCTCGTCCTCGTGGCCACCGCGCCCCGCCGGCCTCGTCCCCCATGGCCCCTTCCCCTCACAGCACTGGCCGCAACTTCTAGTTGTAGTCGTGAACTGCTCCTCACGTTGCACTGTCAGTTCCCAGATCTCATCCTTCCTGAGTCTTCTCCAGCTTCGTGCACGGCAGTCCACTCTGCTCACAGCTGAAGCCACACACCCGGGCTCACGCCTGACACGTGTCTCACACCGTCTTCCTGTGTGCGGGAAGATCCTGTCTGACTCCACTTTCAGGCTACACCCAGGACCCAGCCTCTCttcacctcctccccacctcctgtgcccaagatgtCATGGTTTCTCCACTGGGCTGTGGCTCGGGCTCCCCACATGTCTCGCTTCAGCTGACTCTC
Above is a window of Cynocephalus volans isolate mCynVol1 chromosome 13, mCynVol1.pri, whole genome shotgun sequence DNA encoding:
- the PLPBP gene encoding pyridoxal phosphate homeostasis protein gives rise to the protein MWRAGGMSAELGIGLALRAVNERVQQAVARRPQDLPAIQPRLVAVSKTKPADMVIEAYSHGQRTFGENYVQELLEKASNPKILSSCPEIKWHFIGHLQKQNVNKLMAVPNLFMLETVDSVKLADKVNSSWQKRGSPERLKVMVQINTSGEQSKYGLPPSETVAVVEHINAKCPSLEFVGLMTIGSFGYDLSQGPNPDFQVLLSVREELCKKLNVPADQVELSMGMSGDFQHAIEVGSTNVRVGSTIFGERDYSKKPAPDKSAADLKAPVEVAQEH